The Thermomonospora amylolytica sequence ATGATCAGCACGACCCACTGGGCGAACACGTGGAACACCACCATCGGGGCGAGCAGGATCAGCCACGCCGGGCTGTCCGTCAGGATCGCCAGCGGGATCGCGACCACCGCCGGCGCCAGCGTCTGGATGAGGGAGGTGATCAGGTAGTTCAGCGTCTGCGCCGCGTGGAACCGGGTGAACGCCGAGGTGTTCCGCTTGGCGAAGTAGACGATCAGCGGGGCGATGATCCCGACGGCCAGCGTCCCGACGTAGCACATCACGGCCC is a genomic window containing:
- a CDS encoding DUF4870 domain-containing protein produces the protein MTHPPTPPPGYQYQYGHGPYDHLYGPGPYDKQPAYGPPGVPPGGAAGDDTSWAVMCYVGTLAVGIIAPLIVYFAKRNTSAFTRFHAAQTLNYLITSLIQTLAPAVVAIPLAILTDSPAWLILLAPMVVFHVFAQWVVLIMGAVKAGKGEYWRIPTWLCFPMVR